A stretch of the Gammaproteobacteria bacterium genome encodes the following:
- a CDS encoding RES family NAD+ phosphorylase encodes MEGRLFSPSFVPPTTGRGRFDLPVSCSSVLYVAESPEHAIAEAIQPWRNRPLRRPHLLRAGRPLALVGVQMPSEAASGLADLCQPDVLGRLGLSADRVASRHRRRTQAIAASIWDRGHAGLRWWSSFRGDWHGVVLFTARTNAGVRFGSPEVLSAENRALQEAAAALGMPVAI; translated from the coding sequence ATGGAGGGACGCCTGTTCTCTCCGTCCTTCGTCCCGCCGACCACTGGTCGGGGGCGCTTCGACCTGCCGGTATCCTGTTCTTCCGTGCTCTACGTGGCCGAATCGCCTGAACATGCGATTGCGGAGGCCATCCAGCCCTGGCGCAACCGCCCTCTGCGCCGACCCCACCTGTTGCGCGCCGGGCGTCCCCTGGCGCTGGTCGGGGTGCAGATGCCGTCAGAGGCGGCGTCGGGGCTGGCCGACCTCTGCCAACCGGACGTTCTCGGCCGCCTTGGATTGAGTGCGGATCGAGTTGCCTCACGCCATCGGCGGCGGACCCAGGCGATCGCGGCGTCGATCTGGGACCGTGGCCACGCCGGCCTGCGGTGGTGGTCCAGCTTCCGGGGGGACTGGCACGGTGTCGTCCTCTTCACGGCCCGCACGAACGCAGGCGTGCGCTTCGGCAGCCCCGAGGTGCTTTCGGCGGAGAACCGGGCGCTTCAGGAGGCGGCCGCGGCGCTCGGTATGCCCGTGGCGATCTGA
- a CDS encoding trehalase family glycosidase → MEARRWAGLVFAAGPDEGIGLRLVFTTPDGQRRDLEDWYWMVCRVGPHAPDGSYARMEFDLAAEPSPASRPRESTLILEWSRREEAVALRAVARARGRVELVGDDPWGWHARWENAPDGWRASLRRVEVAAAFEPSADGRVATVVAWEPREMPSRSATAPNRHRSASAAMARARRLLPGLDSWIDEAHADWDRRRPRSSGAAEGLVEAVTDNLMWTVLLQPETGRLYAPAGRRWIFPTPKDPIPGDGEPEEGAPQDGEPGDRGSHDSGSQDSAPGDNARDGDLAPDDWTIFGWDSFFNALELATVSSRLAWDALLTGLESRYPNGNVPNWRSRHAGTPDRSQPPVGSFAALKLHHVCPDKDALAAAWPGLRAWSDWWTADKRGRPRREGLTPGLFAWGSDTAAVPEREQLPEWEVGASGHQRAAWESGQDDLPLWEEAQWDPERETLAMSAVDLCSYRALDLECLSRIARILGDPTASRQLADERHRLVATMNRVLWSETAGLYLDELPAGRSPRVAASNFLPLTAGVPSARQARRMVGVLRDPARFWGEWVLPTIARDDPAFDDQQYWRGSIWPPMNYLVLQGLRRYGFGELAGSLAWRGALMFLADRRRTGFCRENFDARSGRGRGHRFQSWGPLFALGAIEEFVNACPWRGLRIGSRLPAFVGCKSRRDAMTEVGSGGSQAPVWARIEGLRVAGRPRTVEFSR, encoded by the coding sequence TTGGAGGCACGTCGATGGGCCGGCCTGGTGTTCGCAGCCGGGCCCGACGAGGGCATCGGTCTCCGCCTCGTCTTCACCACGCCGGACGGCCAGCGCAGGGACCTGGAGGACTGGTACTGGATGGTCTGCCGGGTCGGTCCCCACGCGCCGGACGGCAGCTACGCGCGCATGGAGTTCGATCTCGCGGCCGAGCCGTCGCCCGCCTCCCGCCCCCGGGAGAGTACGCTGATTCTGGAGTGGTCGCGCCGGGAGGAGGCCGTGGCGCTGCGGGCAGTGGCGCGGGCGCGGGGCCGAGTGGAGCTGGTGGGCGACGATCCCTGGGGATGGCACGCACGATGGGAGAATGCGCCCGACGGCTGGCGTGCCTCACTCCGACGCGTGGAGGTCGCCGCGGCTTTCGAGCCTTCCGCGGATGGGCGGGTGGCCACGGTGGTCGCCTGGGAGCCGAGAGAGATGCCGTCCAGATCCGCCACGGCGCCAAATCGCCACCGGTCCGCTTCGGCCGCCATGGCCCGCGCCCGACGCCTTCTCCCCGGGCTGGACAGTTGGATCGACGAAGCGCACGCCGACTGGGACCGGCGCCGGCCTCGTTCGTCAGGAGCCGCGGAAGGGCTGGTGGAAGCCGTCACCGACAACCTGATGTGGACTGTCCTCCTGCAACCGGAAACCGGCCGCCTCTACGCCCCGGCCGGCCGCCGCTGGATCTTTCCGACGCCCAAGGATCCAATACCGGGGGACGGCGAACCGGAGGAAGGCGCCCCGCAGGACGGCGAACCGGGGGACCGCGGATCGCACGACAGCGGATCGCAGGACAGCGCACCGGGAGACAACGCGCGGGACGGCGACCTAGCTCCCGACGACTGGACCATCTTCGGGTGGGATTCCTTCTTCAACGCCCTCGAACTCGCCACCGTGTCGAGCCGCCTGGCCTGGGACGCTCTCCTGACGGGGCTCGAATCGCGCTACCCGAACGGCAACGTGCCCAATTGGAGGAGCCGGCACGCCGGCACGCCCGACCGCTCCCAGCCGCCGGTCGGATCGTTCGCGGCGCTGAAGCTCCACCACGTGTGCCCCGATAAGGACGCGCTGGCCGCCGCGTGGCCCGGGCTGCGCGCGTGGAGCGACTGGTGGACGGCCGACAAGCGTGGACGCCCGCGCCGTGAGGGACTCACGCCGGGACTGTTCGCCTGGGGCTCGGATACGGCGGCGGTTCCGGAACGCGAGCAACTCCCCGAGTGGGAAGTGGGCGCCAGCGGCCACCAGCGCGCGGCGTGGGAATCGGGCCAGGACGACCTGCCGCTGTGGGAAGAGGCGCAGTGGGATCCGGAGCGGGAAACCCTCGCCATGTCCGCCGTCGACCTCTGCAGCTACCGCGCCCTCGACCTCGAGTGCCTGTCACGAATCGCCCGCATCCTGGGCGATCCGACGGCCTCGCGACAGCTCGCGGACGAGCGCCACCGCCTCGTCGCGACGATGAACCGGGTGCTGTGGTCCGAGACTGCCGGTCTCTACCTCGACGAGCTGCCTGCGGGTCGGTCCCCGCGCGTGGCGGCGTCGAACTTCCTGCCATTGACAGCGGGCGTGCCGTCGGCGCGTCAGGCGCGGCGCATGGTTGGCGTGCTGCGCGATCCCGCTCGCTTCTGGGGAGAATGGGTGCTGCCCACGATTGCGCGCGACGACCCCGCGTTCGACGACCAGCAGTACTGGCGCGGCTCCATCTGGCCGCCCATGAACTACCTCGTGCTCCAGGGACTGCGCCGCTACGGGTTCGGCGAACTGGCCGGCTCGCTCGCGTGGAGGGGCGCGCTCATGTTCCTGGCCGACCGCCGGCGCACCGGGTTCTGCCGCGAGAACTTCGACGCGCGCAGTGGCCGGGGACGTGGTCACCGCTTCCAGAGTTGGGGGCCGCTCTTCGCGCTTGGCGCCATCGAGGAGTTCGTCAATGCCTGCCCCTGGCGCGGACTGCGCATCGGCTCCCGGCTGCCCGCGTTTGTTGGCTGCAAATCGAGACGGGACGCCATGACCGAAGTCGGAAGCGGCGGCTCTCAAGCTCCGGTCTGGGCCCGCATCGAGGGACTCCGCGTGGCGGGTCGGCCGCGGACGGTTGAGTTCTCACGATAG
- a CDS encoding carbohydrate ABC transporter permease gives MTDGAVVPRMARGLLLAGACLVMASPFLWMGLTSLMGQLEVFSGGSILPQAPRWSNYPEALTAQPFGRYFLNSLVFATAVAAGQVATSAGAGYAFARLDFPGREGLFMLFLSTMMVPAVVVLIPRFLVIDALDWIDTYQGLISTELVSVWGIFLMRQYFRTVPRELEDAARVDGAGHLRIFWNVALPLAKPAVATLALFAFVDAWKNLLWPLLVTRSMEMRVVEVGIAAFHSTYEINWPYQMAAGVAAVLPIALLFLFTQRYFVRGIQLEGIR, from the coding sequence ATGACTGACGGCGCCGTCGTACCCCGGATGGCCCGCGGGCTGCTGCTCGCCGGGGCGTGTCTCGTCATGGCGTCGCCCTTCCTGTGGATGGGGCTGACGAGCCTGATGGGACAGCTCGAGGTCTTCTCCGGCGGGAGCATCCTGCCGCAGGCGCCTCGCTGGTCGAACTATCCGGAGGCGCTGACGGCGCAGCCCTTCGGGCGCTACTTCCTGAACTCGCTGGTGTTCGCGACCGCGGTGGCGGCGGGCCAGGTCGCGACCTCGGCTGGCGCCGGATACGCCTTTGCCCGGCTCGACTTTCCGGGACGCGAGGGCCTTTTCATGCTCTTCCTGTCGACGATGATGGTGCCGGCGGTCGTCGTCCTCATCCCCCGCTTCCTCGTGATCGACGCCCTCGACTGGATCGACACCTATCAGGGGCTCATCTCCACCGAGCTGGTCTCGGTGTGGGGCATCTTCCTCATGCGACAGTACTTCCGGACCGTGCCCCGGGAGCTGGAGGACGCGGCGCGCGTGGACGGCGCCGGGCACCTGCGCATCTTCTGGAACGTCGCCCTGCCGCTCGCGAAGCCCGCCGTGGCCACGCTCGCACTGTTCGCGTTCGTCGATGCGTGGAAGAACCTGCTCTGGCCGCTCCTGGTCACGCGGTCCATGGAAATGCGCGTGGTCGAGGTGGGGATCGCCGCCTTCCATTCGACCTACGAGATCAACTGGCCCTACCAGATGGCGGCCGGCGTCGCCGCGGTCCTGCCCATCGCGCTCCTGTTCCTGTTCACCCAGCGGTACTTCGTGAGGGGGATTCAGTTGGAGGGGATCAGGTAG
- a CDS encoding sugar ABC transporter permease translates to MSGVAVRQPVLDSLAAVVLAAGLALVLVVAAGRVENARVGAAETEARMAAALWEQEGGGADAVAGLLRERATITGADAGGAESGPGAYAYEAGALDPAVWIVVAPDAADGPRGALPVTAIAIALAGLMVVTGWVLGRRRGPTRTRYPVGIAFFSLGCMGLTAVAAGRWADGELRSLSAGTAAQGARAIEIALATGAGPDGAARVAQLPWAQDPSLDSPTEQWTMPAAVAAAIAASPERGAPTASTTLSAMPERDVETVAPPSPTAQDASAGTPAIAPHTVEADGATWHVARTADIHVAFLGYERTASPTLALAAAGGLAGLLVVLVLHLVQLASRPRALRRTLAAWGLLAPAAALILAFTLGPLLFSLWISLHEWRLIDPVPLFLGFDNYAALLRDREWWSAIGNTALFTLHVPVAMAIALALAILTRGSRRALRWARLALFLPGITSVAAIAVVWKWLLSDQYGLANRGLERAGLGSVPWLTSPDTALASLMIIGIWMVVGYQMVVFQAGLAAIPRDWYDAARVDGAGPWQRFRHITLPGLRHTLFFVLVTSIIGSFQVFGLVYVMTEGGPLGATDVAVYHIYREAWEFLQFGNAAAMSWLLFAVVFAATWLHFRFLDARRAHD, encoded by the coding sequence GTGAGCGGCGTGGCTGTGCGTCAGCCGGTTCTGGACTCCCTCGCCGCCGTCGTGCTGGCGGCCGGCCTCGCGCTCGTCCTGGTCGTGGCCGCGGGCCGGGTGGAAAATGCGCGGGTCGGCGCGGCCGAAACCGAGGCGCGCATGGCGGCCGCGCTGTGGGAGCAGGAGGGGGGCGGCGCCGATGCCGTGGCCGGTCTGCTCCGCGAGCGGGCGACGATCACCGGCGCTGACGCCGGTGGCGCCGAGTCCGGACCGGGGGCGTACGCCTACGAGGCCGGCGCGCTCGACCCCGCTGTCTGGATCGTGGTCGCGCCGGATGCAGCGGATGGTCCCCGTGGTGCTCTCCCGGTCACAGCCATCGCCATCGCGCTTGCGGGTCTGATGGTTGTCACGGGGTGGGTTCTGGGCCGGCGCCGCGGGCCCACGCGCACGCGCTACCCGGTGGGCATCGCGTTCTTCTCCCTGGGCTGCATGGGCCTGACGGCGGTCGCCGCCGGACGGTGGGCGGATGGCGAACTCAGGTCGCTGAGCGCCGGTACCGCCGCACAAGGCGCTCGCGCCATCGAAATCGCCCTGGCGACTGGCGCGGGTCCGGACGGGGCCGCTCGGGTCGCTCAGCTCCCGTGGGCGCAGGACCCGTCGCTCGACTCTCCGACCGAGCAGTGGACCATGCCGGCCGCGGTCGCTGCAGCCATCGCCGCCTCGCCCGAACGAGGCGCCCCGACGGCCTCCACGACGCTCTCCGCGATGCCCGAACGCGATGTGGAGACCGTCGCCCCGCCATCACCCACCGCTCAGGACGCTTCCGCGGGTACACCCGCCATCGCGCCGCACACGGTGGAAGCGGACGGCGCCACCTGGCACGTGGCCCGCACCGCCGACATCCACGTCGCTTTCCTCGGATACGAGCGCACGGCGTCTCCCACCCTCGCGCTGGCGGCGGCGGGCGGGCTTGCCGGCCTGTTGGTGGTCCTCGTCCTCCACCTCGTGCAGCTCGCATCCCGCCCCCGCGCCTTGCGCCGAACCCTGGCCGCCTGGGGGCTCCTCGCGCCGGCAGCAGCCCTCATCCTCGCCTTCACCCTCGGGCCGCTCCTCTTCTCGCTGTGGATCTCGCTGCACGAATGGCGTCTCATCGACCCCGTGCCCCTCTTCCTCGGTTTCGACAACTACGCGGCGCTGCTCCGCGACCGGGAGTGGTGGTCGGCGATCGGGAACACGGCGCTGTTCACGCTGCACGTGCCCGTGGCGATGGCCATCGCCCTCGCTCTCGCGATCCTGACCCGGGGATCGAGGCGCGCGCTGCGCTGGGCCCGGCTCGCCCTGTTCCTCCCCGGCATAACGAGCGTGGCGGCGATTGCGGTGGTCTGGAAGTGGCTGCTGAGCGACCAGTACGGGCTGGCGAACCGGGGTCTCGAGCGCGCCGGACTCGGGTCCGTCCCGTGGCTCACGTCACCCGACACCGCGCTCGCAAGCCTCATGATCATCGGCATCTGGATGGTCGTGGGCTATCAGATGGTGGTCTTCCAAGCGGGCCTCGCAGCGATCCCGCGCGACTGGTACGACGCGGCCCGGGTCGACGGCGCGGGGCCGTGGCAGCGCTTCCGCCACATCACGCTGCCCGGCCTGCGCCACACCCTCTTTTTCGTGCTGGTCACGTCGATTATCGGCTCCTTCCAGGTCTTCGGGCTCGTCTACGTGATGACCGAGGGCGGCCCGCTGGGCGCCACCGATGTCGCCGTATATCACATCTACCGGGAGGCGTGGGAGTTCCTCCAGTTCGGCAACGCGGCCGCGATGAGCTGGCTCCTGTTCGCCGTCGTGTTCGCCGCCACCTGGCTGCACTTCCGCTTCCTCGATGCGCGCCGAGCCCATGACTGA
- a CDS encoding sugar ABC transporter substrate-binding protein codes for MRSRRWQDLVLATVVLATLVLMAACSSGEPGTTLRVALWAGGHELEIERQVADRYEALHPGVRVVLESAPNGYEERLLTSIAAGRPPDVYLLDSPDIPTFVERGLALDLTPYGEALGFRPDSVFAQVADAFRRGESMFALPKDFTPMVLYANRRVLAAAGVEDLLPVASAPTPGWTWADFRRAAEEVVTDADGDGRADVFGFDFPRNLYQWIPFVWSAGGDILAPGGSGTAGYLDGPGALEAYRFLTGLAEDGLTPGAQFVQQGDPAREARFASGGQAFLLSGHWTLPVFRDLVQAGALDLAIVPIPHHPSRAAATSVLYASGWAVPPNAPNLRRAIDLAGFLASPAAQRIRARSGLAIPSRMDVAAEIAAADGTGVEDAFIALVEGARMTWGARVRDFSRIEALAVEIMDRRLVRGEALASSAADVARRIDAEFGW; via the coding sequence ATGAGGAGCAGGCGGTGGCAGGACCTCGTGCTGGCCACTGTCGTCCTCGCGACGCTCGTTCTCATGGCGGCCTGCTCTTCCGGCGAACCAGGCACCACGTTGCGCGTGGCGCTCTGGGCCGGGGGCCACGAACTGGAGATCGAGCGGCAGGTGGCCGACCGCTACGAGGCGCTGCACCCCGGCGTGCGGGTCGTGCTCGAGTCGGCCCCCAACGGATACGAAGAGCGGCTGCTGACCTCGATCGCGGCCGGGCGGCCGCCCGACGTCTACCTGCTCGATTCGCCCGACATCCCCACCTTCGTGGAGCGCGGGCTGGCGCTGGATCTCACGCCCTACGGCGAGGCGCTCGGTTTCCGGCCGGATAGCGTCTTCGCGCAGGTGGCGGACGCGTTTCGCCGGGGCGAATCCATGTTCGCGCTGCCGAAGGACTTCACGCCGATGGTCCTGTACGCGAATCGGCGGGTGCTTGCGGCCGCGGGGGTGGAAGATCTGCTGCCGGTCGCTTCGGCGCCCACGCCCGGCTGGACTTGGGCGGACTTCCGGCGGGCCGCGGAGGAAGTCGTCACCGACGCCGACGGCGATGGCCGGGCGGACGTGTTCGGGTTCGACTTCCCGCGCAACCTGTACCAGTGGATTCCGTTCGTGTGGTCGGCGGGAGGCGACATCCTCGCGCCCGGCGGCAGCGGGACGGCGGGGTATCTGGACGGACCCGGAGCGCTGGAAGCCTACCGCTTCCTCACGGGCCTGGCGGAGGATGGCCTCACCCCGGGAGCGCAGTTCGTCCAGCAGGGAGATCCGGCGCGCGAAGCGCGCTTTGCGTCGGGGGGACAGGCGTTTCTCCTCTCTGGCCACTGGACGCTTCCGGTGTTCCGGGACCTGGTGCAGGCCGGCGCGCTGGACCTGGCCATCGTCCCCATTCCGCACCATCCCTCGCGGGCAGCGGCAACCAGCGTGCTCTACGCCTCGGGGTGGGCCGTGCCGCCCAACGCGCCGAACCTGCGCCGGGCGATCGACCTGGCCGGGTTCCTCGCCTCGCCCGCAGCGCAGCGCATCCGGGCGCGGTCGGGGCTGGCTATTCCATCCCGGATGGATGTGGCGGCCGAGATCGCCGCTGCGGACGGGACGGGGGTCGAGGACGCGTTCATCGCGCTGGTGGAGGGCGCGCGCATGACGTGGGGCGCCCGCGTGCGGGACTTCTCCCGCATCGAGGCGCTGGCGGTCGAGATCATGGACCGCCGCCTGGTGCGCGGGGAGGCGCTTGCATCGAGTGCTGCGGACGTCGCCCGCCGCATCGACGCGGAGTTCGGGTGGTGA
- a CDS encoding ABC transporter ATP-binding protein — MLRGVGKRFGDVVALEPMDLEVRPGELMVLVGPSGCGKSTLLRLIAGLEAPTSGEVWIGGRRVDDVEPGARDVAMVFQSYALYPHMTVARNLGFGLRVRGTPRAELERRVAETAAALGLGDLLERKPGQLSGGQRQRVALGRAMVRDPGVFLFDEPLSNLDAELRLRTRDEIAALHRRLGTTMVFVTHDQVEALSLGQRVAVMDRGRLQQVGTPDEVYRRPDNLFVAGFVGSPPINRMPLSRDDRGRLAGGPFALAGPPDLSRATLAVRPEDLAVAGPGEADGDASGGSTRTGDFRATVLRVEALGSEQRVHLDGPRDAAWVARASPALRVASGDRVSVSVDWERSHLFGPDGRREEGVPRPAERGVSR; from the coding sequence GTGCTGCGCGGCGTGGGGAAGCGTTTCGGCGATGTCGTGGCTCTGGAGCCGATGGACCTCGAGGTCCGGCCCGGAGAGCTGATGGTGCTGGTGGGGCCATCGGGATGCGGCAAGAGCACGCTGTTGCGCCTCATCGCCGGGCTCGAGGCACCCACCTCGGGAGAGGTGTGGATCGGCGGACGGCGAGTGGACGATGTCGAGCCGGGCGCGCGCGACGTGGCGATGGTGTTCCAGAGCTACGCGCTCTATCCGCACATGACCGTCGCCCGGAATCTCGGCTTCGGCCTGCGCGTGCGCGGAACGCCGCGCGCGGAGCTCGAGCGGCGCGTCGCGGAGACCGCCGCCGCACTCGGGCTCGGGGACTTGCTGGAGCGGAAGCCCGGCCAGCTTTCGGGGGGTCAGCGCCAGCGGGTGGCTCTGGGACGCGCCATGGTGCGCGATCCGGGCGTGTTCCTGTTCGATGAGCCGCTCTCGAACCTGGACGCGGAGCTGCGCCTGCGGACGCGCGACGAAATCGCCGCCCTGCACCGGCGCCTCGGTACAACCATGGTCTTCGTGACCCACGACCAGGTGGAGGCGCTGTCGCTGGGCCAGCGGGTCGCGGTCATGGATCGCGGCCGGCTGCAGCAGGTGGGCACGCCGGATGAGGTCTACCGGCGACCGGACAACCTGTTCGTCGCGGGCTTCGTTGGGTCGCCGCCCATCAATCGGATGCCGCTGTCCCGCGATGACCGGGGACGCCTTGCAGGCGGTCCGTTTGCGCTTGCGGGGCCGCCGGACCTGAGTCGGGCCACGCTGGCGGTAAGGCCGGAGGATCTCGCGGTCGCGGGACCGGGCGAGGCTGATGGCGACGCGTCCGGTGGCTCGACTCGGACGGGCGACTTCCGGGCAACGGTGCTTCGCGTGGAGGCGCTGGGCAGCGAGCAGCGCGTGCATCTGGACGGTCCGCGCGATGCCGCCTGGGTGGCGCGCGCATCGCCTGCGCTGCGGGTTGCCTCCGGCGACCGGGTGAGCGTTTCCGTCGATTGGGAGCGCAGCCACCTGTTCGGCCCGGATGGCCGCCGCGAGGAGGGCGTGCCGAGACCGGCGGAGCGGGGGGTCTCGCGATGA
- a CDS encoding HigA family addiction module antitoxin, translated as MPMKNPPHPGLSVRHDCLEPLGLTVTEAARRLGVSRKQLSELVNGRSGISPEMAIRLDMAFGGGADTWYRLQAAYDLAQAMKNAGRIHVERIATPV; from the coding sequence GTGCCGATGAAGAACCCACCGCATCCGGGCCTGTCCGTGCGCCATGATTGTCTGGAGCCGCTGGGGCTCACCGTGACGGAGGCAGCGCGGAGGCTGGGGGTTAGCCGCAAGCAGCTTTCGGAACTTGTCAACGGCCGTTCGGGCATCTCTCCCGAAATGGCGATCCGGCTGGACATGGCGTTTGGAGGCGGCGCGGATACCTGGTATCGCCTTCAGGCGGCCTACGACCTTGCGCAGGCCATGAAGAACGCCGGCCGGATCCACGTCGAGCGGATAGCGACCCCCGTTTGA
- a CDS encoding MBL fold metallo-hydrolase, with translation MHHQQTARVSILRAIFLSIPFAGLACGGSGDDAGGGGSSADAGAVAADELVRTADPFARGYTEEDFPRLRELAEGVYSYEALRSAGDQRFTTVSMFVVTDEGVLVADGQGNVAETQRLIDHIASVTDQPITHVVICSDHGDHTAGNSAFPEDAEFIAHPTSARVLEAMAANPIRPADAPPVMLPTRLVDNREVLELGGRTIEILFLGRAHTGGDLVVHLPEEDILFMSEAYLHRVFPAMRTAYPTEWVAMIERAQAMEVETYVPGHGFVDSPEVLREELEVFRQAVVQVIDESRRLHGQGLSLEEAQASADFGELGDWWLSESQASRAIQQVYAELDGMLPPMEGEDGDREDGRDDGEEHESEGEGEHGEGEEGGEHGAGDEHGEEGEHDEEGEESGEYIASSETWDKTRRGARLILSFDAARAAFVGTVENTTQEVLCAVRVEVHLSTGTELGPTARTDLAPGESTALMLSAGGESFDAWTAHPEVSACAG, from the coding sequence ATGCACCACCAACAGACCGCACGAGTCAGCATCCTGAGGGCGATCTTCCTCTCGATCCCCTTCGCCGGTCTTGCGTGCGGCGGTTCCGGGGATGACGCGGGAGGTGGCGGGAGCAGCGCGGATGCCGGCGCCGTCGCGGCCGACGAACTGGTCCGCACCGCCGACCCGTTCGCGCGCGGCTACACCGAGGAGGACTTCCCGCGGCTGCGGGAGCTGGCCGAAGGGGTGTACTCGTACGAGGCGCTGCGCTCGGCCGGAGACCAGCGCTTCACGACCGTCAGCATGTTCGTGGTGACCGACGAGGGCGTGCTGGTCGCGGATGGCCAGGGTAACGTGGCCGAGACCCAGCGCCTGATCGACCACATCGCCTCGGTGACCGACCAGCCCATCACCCACGTGGTGATCTGCTCCGACCACGGCGATCACACCGCAGGCAACTCCGCCTTCCCCGAGGACGCCGAGTTCATCGCCCACCCCACCTCGGCGCGAGTGCTGGAGGCGATGGCCGCCAATCCCATCCGGCCCGCCGACGCACCGCCGGTGATGCTGCCCACCCGCCTGGTGGACAATCGCGAGGTGCTCGAGCTGGGCGGTCGCACCATCGAGATCCTCTTCTTGGGGCGCGCGCACACGGGCGGCGACCTGGTCGTCCATCTTCCCGAAGAGGACATCCTCTTCATGAGCGAGGCCTATCTGCACCGCGTCTTCCCCGCCATGCGCACGGCGTATCCGACCGAATGGGTCGCGATGATCGAGCGGGCGCAGGCGATGGAAGTGGAGACCTACGTCCCCGGGCATGGCTTCGTCGATTCGCCCGAGGTGTTGCGGGAGGAGCTGGAGGTGTTCCGTCAGGCCGTGGTGCAGGTGATCGACGAAAGCCGTCGTCTGCACGGGCAGGGTCTCAGCCTGGAGGAGGCGCAGGCCAGCGCCGACTTCGGAGAACTCGGGGACTGGTGGCTATCGGAGAGCCAGGCTTCTCGCGCGATCCAGCAGGTGTACGCGGAACTCGACGGCATGCTTCCGCCGATGGAAGGCGAGGATGGCGACCGGGAGGACGGCCGCGACGACGGAGAGGAGCACGAGTCAGAGGGTGAAGGCGAACACGGCGAGGGTGAAGAGGGCGGCGAACACGGCGCAGGCGATGAGCACGGTGAGGAGGGTGAGCACGACGAAGAGGGCGAGGAATCGGGCGAATACATCGCCTCAAGCGAAACCTGGGACAAGACCCGGAGGGGTGCCCGCCTGATCCTCTCATTCGATGCCGCGCGGGCCGCATTCGTCGGAACGGTCGAGAACACGACTCAGGAGGTGCTCTGCGCCGTGCGCGTTGAGGTTCATCTGTCCACCGGAACCGAATTGGGACCGACCGCGCGAACGGATCTCGCTCCCGGCGAATCCACAGCATTGATGCTGTCGGCGGGAGGCGAGTCCTTCGACGCCTGGACAGCCCACCCGGAGGTATCCGCCTGCGCGGGCTGA
- a CDS encoding ATP-binding cassette domain-containing protein: MIAVQGVTKRFGPLLAVNDVSFEVDRGEVVGFLGPNAAGKTTTMRMLTGTLQPDSGVVLFDGVPIETDLREAKRRVGYLPEANPLYDDMLVAEYLEYVAEIRRIRGVDARRAVRDAAEETALEAVFFRPIGECSKGYRQRIGLAAAILHRPEILVLDEPTEGLDPNQRVEIRKLINALGAERTVLLSTHVMQEVEATCQRLLIISGGRLVADGTVADLAADRTGGAFYLVEAEGDDVSEALAALEGVSSATAETHEGRTRVRLEVASGAELRPTIFQLATRRGWALWELHREQANLERVFRSLTANGGDGGDEEAGGDGAGTAIASEAGETAPLADDDAATTPAEEVEE; encoded by the coding sequence ATGATCGCCGTACAAGGGGTGACCAAGCGTTTCGGCCCCCTCCTGGCCGTCAACGACGTGTCGTTCGAGGTGGACCGGGGCGAGGTGGTGGGGTTTCTCGGCCCCAATGCGGCCGGCAAGACCACGACCATGCGCATGCTGACCGGCACGCTGCAGCCCGATTCGGGCGTGGTGCTGTTCGACGGCGTGCCCATCGAGACCGACCTCAGGGAAGCCAAGCGGCGCGTGGGCTATCTGCCCGAGGCGAACCCGCTTTACGACGACATGCTGGTCGCCGAGTATCTCGAGTACGTGGCCGAGATCCGCCGGATTCGGGGCGTGGATGCCCGGCGCGCGGTCCGGGACGCGGCGGAGGAGACCGCGCTGGAGGCGGTCTTCTTCCGCCCGATCGGGGAGTGCTCCAAGGGATATCGGCAGCGCATCGGGCTCGCGGCGGCGATCCTGCACCGTCCCGAGATCCTGGTGCTCGACGAGCCTACCGAGGGCCTCGACCCGAACCAGCGGGTGGAGATCCGCAAGCTGATCAACGCGCTGGGCGCAGAGCGCACGGTGCTCCTCAGCACTCACGTCATGCAGGAGGTCGAGGCCACCTGCCAGCGGCTGCTGATCATTTCGGGCGGCCGGCTGGTCGCCGACGGCACCGTGGCCGATCTGGCGGCCGACCGCACCGGCGGCGCCTTCTACCTTGTCGAAGCCGAAGGGGATGACGTGTCCGAGGCCCTTGCCGCCCTGGAAGGCGTTTCCTCCGCCACAGCGGAAACCCACGAAGGGCGCACCCGCGTGCGTCTGGAGGTCGCGTCCGGCGCGGAACTGCGCCCCACCATCTTCCAGCTCGCCACCCGCCGCGGGTGGGCGCTCTGGGAGCTGCATCGCGAGCAGGCCAACCTGGAGCGGGTCTTCCGGTCCCTCACCGCGAACGGCGGGGATGGCGGGGACGAAGAAGCCGGCGGTGACGGCGCCGGGACCGCGATCGCGTCGGAAGCTGGCGAGACGGCTCCGTTGGCGGACGATGACGCCGCGACAACGCCGGCGGAGGAGGTGGAAGAATGA